The following coding sequences are from one Rutidosis leptorrhynchoides isolate AG116_Rl617_1_P2 chromosome 11, CSIRO_AGI_Rlap_v1, whole genome shotgun sequence window:
- the LOC139874925 gene encoding uncharacterized mitochondrial protein AtMg00810-like, whose protein sequence is MQLLAKEYAMKDLGPLSSFLGISVSRNSNGLFLDQQAYARSIIERADLVHCNPVSTPVDTLGKQRSSVGKLYSKPTHYRGLARDLQYLTFTSPDISYAVQKVCLHMHLPHEEHMHDLKRIIRYITGTLSLGIHISKCTTISIISYTYIDWAGCPTPIILLLGTVFIWVITSSFGPLNIRQSSLGPV, encoded by the coding sequence ATGCAACTTTTGGCTAAAGAATATGCTATGAAAGATTTGGGTCCTTTAAGCTCTTTTCTAGGGATCTCGGTTTCAAGAAACTCCAATGGCTTATTTCTTGACCAACAAGCTTACGCACGTAGCATCATTGAACGTGCAGATCTTGTTCATTGCAATCCCGTAAGTACGCCGGTTGATACTCTTGGTAAACAAAGGTCATCCGTTGGCAAACTATACTCTAAACCAACTCACTACCGTGGCTTGGCTAGGGATTTACAATACTTGACTTTTACAAGCCCCGATATATCGTATGCTGTGCAAAAAGTATGTCTCCATATGCACTTACCTCATGAAGAACACATGCATGACCTTAAGCGGATTATTCGATACATAACGGGCACACTGTCGCTTGGAATACACATTTCCAAATGCACAACAATTTCCATCATCTCATATACTTACATTGATTGGGCCGGGTGTCCGACACCCATCATTCTACTTCTGGGTACTGTGTTTATTTGGGTGATAACCTCATCTTTTGGTCCTCTAAACATCAGGCAATCGTCTCTCGGTCCAGTGTAG